In Methanosarcina barkeri MS, a single window of DNA contains:
- a CDS encoding CBS domain-containing protein, with product MKVKDVMNPNVVFCKPDDTVREAARILKENDISGAPVLEGEELVGIISEADLLKLLILPEKGELWLPSPFEVIEVPIRELLGWEETKNMLSDVGSTKIEEIMIRDVHTISSEASIEEASEHMIRHRINRLPVTEDNRVVGIITRGDIIKGLAKL from the coding sequence ATGAAGGTAAAAGATGTCATGAACCCGAACGTTGTTTTCTGTAAGCCTGATGATACAGTCCGGGAAGCGGCAAGAATCCTGAAGGAAAACGATATAAGTGGAGCACCTGTCCTTGAAGGTGAGGAGCTTGTGGGAATCATAAGCGAAGCGGACTTGTTAAAACTGCTGATACTCCCCGAAAAGGGGGAACTCTGGCTTCCAAGCCCCTTTGAGGTTATAGAGGTTCCTATCAGGGAACTCCTTGGCTGGGAGGAAACAAAGAATATGCTCTCTGATGTGGGTTCCACAAAGATAGAAGAGATTATGATAAGGGATGTGCACACGATCTCTTCCGAGGCATCTATTGAAGAGGCATCCGAGCATATGATAAGGCACAGGATCAACAGGCTTCCTGTAACTGAAGACAACCGCGTGGTGGGGATCATTACTCGCGGTGATATTATCAAAGGTCTTGCAAAGCTCTGA
- the argC gene encoding N-acetyl-gamma-glutamyl-phosphate reductase has translation MIKAGIIGASGYTGGELLRLLVNHPNVKLELATSRSLAGKPVTSTHKHLEGFLDLNYENPDSEDIRERCDVVFLAVPHGSAMNYVPELLDGNTKVVDLSADYRLETSEFEKIYGIKHSDPRNAVYGLVELHPEVAKENFVANPGCFPTGSILAAAPLAAAGLLDIAVFDSKTGISGAGISPTQNSHYPNLAENIIPYKLTAHRHKAEIVQELTGLEGKLRNINFTPHVIPSIRGIFTTAHLFTKEPLSADDLKTIYEEFYRDRPFIRFPSGVPSLTAVRGSNFCDISFEADKENNRVVVLSAIDNLVKGASGQAIQNMNLMFGLDEKSGLWMPAAAP, from the coding sequence ATGATTAAGGCTGGAATAATAGGAGCTTCGGGATATACGGGAGGAGAACTCCTGCGCTTGCTCGTTAACCACCCAAATGTTAAGCTGGAGCTGGCAACTTCCCGAAGTCTTGCAGGGAAGCCCGTAACGAGCACTCATAAGCATCTTGAAGGTTTTCTCGACCTCAATTATGAAAATCCTGATTCTGAAGATATCAGGGAGCGTTGTGACGTAGTCTTTCTTGCAGTACCTCACGGATCTGCCATGAACTATGTACCTGAACTGCTTGATGGCAACACTAAGGTTGTTGACCTTAGCGCAGACTATAGGCTTGAAACCTCGGAATTTGAGAAAATCTACGGGATAAAGCATAGTGACCCAAGGAATGCTGTTTACGGGCTTGTAGAGCTCCACCCCGAAGTTGCAAAAGAGAATTTCGTGGCAAATCCAGGATGTTTTCCTACAGGTTCAATCCTTGCAGCAGCACCACTTGCAGCAGCTGGACTTCTCGATATTGCGGTTTTTGATTCCAAGACAGGAATCTCAGGAGCAGGGATCTCGCCCACTCAAAACTCACATTATCCAAACCTGGCGGAAAATATCATCCCATACAAACTTACAGCTCACAGGCATAAGGCTGAAATTGTCCAGGAACTGACAGGGCTTGAAGGAAAGCTTAGGAACATCAATTTCACTCCCCACGTAATTCCATCTATCAGGGGGATCTTTACAACTGCTCACCTCTTTACAAAGGAACCTCTCTCCGCGGACGACTTAAAGACGATTTACGAGGAATTTTACAGGGACAGGCCGTTTATAAGGTTCCCTTCAGGAGTTCCCTCCCTAACCGCAGTCAGAGGTTCTAACTTCTGCGATATAAGCTTTGAAGCTGATAAAGAAAATAACAGGGTTGTTGTCCTCTCGGCAATCGATAACCTGGTCAAAGGCGCATCAGGGCAGGCTATTCAGAATATGAACCTTATGTTCGGGCTGGACGAGAAATCTGGGCTCTGGATGCCTGCTGCGGCTCCGTAA
- a CDS encoding nucleoside 2-deoxyribosyltransferase codes for MNKKKKIYLAGPLFSHAELEYNRRLRDLLLSKGFSVFLPQEDAEDTIDEREKLNQECIFNKCVEGVDGSDIVVAVLDGVDVDSGTAWEIGYAYAKEKPVIGVRTDFRSLSDGIVNLMVEMAIVSLAKNEDELLKIIEKFR; via the coding sequence ATGAACAAGAAGAAGAAAATCTATCTTGCAGGCCCCCTCTTCAGTCATGCAGAACTCGAATATAACCGTAGATTGAGAGATTTGCTTCTCAGTAAAGGCTTTTCGGTTTTTTTGCCCCAGGAAGACGCAGAGGATACCATAGACGAACGCGAAAAACTGAACCAAGAATGTATTTTCAATAAATGTGTAGAAGGTGTAGACGGTTCTGACATTGTAGTTGCAGTCCTTGATGGTGTGGATGTAGATTCAGGAACTGCCTGGGAGATAGGCTACGCTTATGCAAAGGAAAAGCCTGTTATCGGGGTTCGAACCGACTTTCGTTCTCTCTCCGACGGGATTGTTAACCTTATGGTAGAAATGGCTATAGTCTCCCTTGCAAAGAATGAAGACGAACTGCTGAAAATAATAGAAAAATTCAGGTAA
- a CDS encoding Dph6-related ATP pyrophosphatase, protein MSTNPTSIKNDESEIDESEIDESEIDESKIDESKIDKGRVVVSWTGGKDGCFACYRAISKGFEVSHLLNFREIQRRGSHDISPDLVYAQAEALGIPLIHKDFVSYEQEFKKVVRNLRDSGEKIDGAVFGHIDTHKNLVDRICGELGLELIMPLWQRNSEQIINDLIDSGFEAILLSVKADLLGKEWLGRKINENFIRDLKNHNPSIDPCGENGEFHTFVTDGPLFKNKIKVMESEMVLRGGYWFLEISKFNVEKK, encoded by the coding sequence ATGAGTACCAATCCAACTTCGATTAAGAACGATGAAAGCGAGATCGATGAAAGCGAGATCGATGAAAGCGAGATCGATGAAAGCAAAATCGATGAAAGCAAGATCGATAAAGGCAGGGTGGTTGTTTCGTGGACCGGAGGAAAGGACGGTTGTTTCGCATGTTACAGGGCAATCTCAAAAGGTTTTGAGGTCTCCCATCTTCTGAACTTCAGGGAAATTCAGAGGCGTGGCTCCCATGACATCAGTCCTGACCTGGTTTATGCACAAGCTGAGGCGCTTGGAATTCCTCTTATCCATAAAGACTTTGTTTCATATGAACAGGAGTTCAAAAAAGTGGTCCGTAATTTAAGGGATAGCGGGGAGAAAATAGATGGGGCTGTTTTTGGGCATATTGACACACACAAAAACCTTGTAGACAGGATCTGTGGGGAACTGGGCCTCGAGTTAATAATGCCTCTCTGGCAGAGGAATTCCGAACAGATCATAAATGACCTCATAGATTCTGGGTTTGAGGCGATCTTGCTCAGCGTCAAAGCCGATTTGCTAGGGAAAGAGTGGCTGGGCCGAAAGATCAATGAAAATTTCATACGCGACCTGAAAAATCACAATCCTTCAATCGATCCGTGTGGTGAAAACGGGGAGTTCCATACTTTTGTTACCGACGGCCCGTTGTTCAAAAACAAAATAAAGGTCATGGAGAGTGAAATGGTCTTAAGAGGAGGCTATTGGTTCCTGGAGATCTCAAAGTTCAATGTCGAGAAAAAATAA
- a CDS encoding N-acetyltransferase codes for MIRSYRKTDLEEMVKIWYEASVIAHFFIPASFWASQKNAMKEEYLPLAENFVFEEEGQISGFISLVGKHVCALFVAPEMQGRGIGRALLEYAKTLKGRLSLKVYRENESAFHFYEKCGFVATGEEIDEYTGCAQILMEWK; via the coding sequence TTGATTAGAAGCTACAGGAAAACAGATCTTGAAGAGATGGTAAAGATCTGGTACGAAGCCTCAGTTATTGCACATTTCTTTATCCCTGCCTCGTTCTGGGCTTCGCAAAAGAACGCAATGAAGGAGGAGTACCTTCCACTCGCCGAAAACTTTGTTTTTGAGGAAGAAGGGCAGATTTCAGGATTCATCTCCCTTGTTGGGAAACATGTCTGCGCCCTTTTCGTTGCGCCGGAAATGCAGGGTCGAGGAATTGGCAGAGCTCTTTTAGAATATGCAAAAACCCTGAAAGGGAGGCTCTCTCTCAAAGTTTACAGAGAAAACGAGAGTGCCTTTCACTTTTATGAAAAGTGTGGGTTTGTGGCGACTGGTGAAGAGATTGATGAGTATACAGGTTGTGCGCAGATCTTGATGGAATGGAAATAA